A region of Vicugna pacos chromosome 7, VicPac4, whole genome shotgun sequence DNA encodes the following proteins:
- the LOC102528645 gene encoding signal recognition particle 14 kDa protein-like, which yields MVLLESEQFLTELTRLFQKCRLSGSVFINLKKYDGRTKPIPRKGSVEGFEPSDNKCLLRATDGKKKISTVVSSKEVNKFQMAYSKLLRANMDGLKKRDRKSKSKKSKAAQ from the coding sequence ATGGTGCTGCTGGAGAGTGAGCAGTTCCTGACGGAGCTGACCAGGCTGTTCCAGAAATGCCGGTTGTCGGGCAGCGTGTTCATCAACTTGAAGAAGTATGATGGTCGGACTAAACCCATTCCAAGGAAAGGTTCTGTGGAGGGCTTTGAGCCCTCAGACAACAAGTGTCTGTTAAGAGCTACTGATGGGAAGAAGAAGATCAGCACCGTGGTGAGCTCCAAAGAAGTGAATAAGTTTCAGATGGCTTATTCAAAACTACTGAGAGCTAACATGGATGGGCTGAAGAAGAGGGACAGAAAGAGCAAGAGCAAGAAGAGCAAAGCAGCACAGTGA